In the Roseovarius indicus genome, CCCAAGCGATTTTCTGGCCGTTGCCCATGCTCTTTATATAGTATGCGCGCGCGACAGCCGGCGGAACCCCTCAGATCGCGCCAGAGCCAAGGAAACCAAGGGATTATGCACCAGCCGGGCGAGAGAGCACTCTCTTGCATTCATTTACAAACGGTCGTTTATTGGCAATATATAAAATTGCAAACGGCTCTTTTCCATGCCCCTGATAGGCTATGCGCGCGTCTCCACAGAGGATCAGACCCCCCTGCCCCAGTCCGAGGCCCTTCAATCTGCGGGTTGCATAGAGATCTTTGAAGAGCACGCCTCAGGTGGCAATCGGGCGCGACCGGTGCTTGCACGTGTGCTGGAGCGGATTGGCAAGGGCGACACGCTGGTCGTCGTGCGGATCGACCGGCTTGCGCGGTCTTTGTCGCACTTGCTTGAGGTGATCGAAAGACTGGAGGGCAAGGGGGCGTTCTTCCGCTCGCTGCAGGATCCAATCGACACCGCCTCCCCTCAAGGAAAGTTCACGCTGCAGGTTCTGGGCGCCGCGGCCGAGTTCGAACGCGCTCTGATCCGCGAGCGTACCAAGGCGGGCCTTGCCTCGGCACGCGCCAAAGGTCGCGTTGGTGGCAATCCCGGGCTTCGCACCAAGGACCCCGCCGCGCTGCGCAAGGTGCGGTTGGCACGACAGGACGGCTACATGGCGCGCCTGAACGAAACCGCGCAGGATTGGGTGCCACATGTGCGCCGCTTGCGCCCCGATATGGCATGGGAAGACGTTCTGCGGATTATCAATGGCCCCCTACCCCACAGCCGCCATTGGACGCAAAGCCGCCTGCTCCGCGCCGTGAAAGCATATGTGCGGGACGGGTTCCTGCCCGATGAAGTGCTTGGACGCGCTGGACGTCGCGAAACCGACGATCGCCTGCCTGCGATTGTTGCGGCCATCAAAGGTTCGGACCCGGATATCACGCTACAGGCGATCTGCGACCGGTTGGAAGCCATGCGTGAGCGGACTCCACGGGGACGTACAAGCTGGCAACCGTCATCCGTCAGGATGCTGTTGGAACGGGCGGAGCGACTTGGGTTGCTGGTCAGGCAAATGGATTGACGATGCGCAGCCGATCCTCGACCAGCAATCCGTCGTGCATGTCCTCAGTCCACAACGTCGTGCACCCAGCGATCAGCGCGGCAGACACGATCATCGCGTCATAGACCGATAACTGGTACTTCTCTGCCAACGCGCGACCGACTTGATGGGTTTGAACCGTTAGGCCCTCGACAGGGCATAAGGACTTAATACCCTCAAGAAACGCTCCGGTATCTTCCCAACTGAGCCCAGCTTTCCGTCGGCAATTGACCATCGCTTCGTTCAGGACCTGAACGCTGATCCGGGGTCCCTGCCCCAGAATTTCCTCCGCCCTCTCAGCCTTTGGACCATCGTCGAGCAGGTAGAGCACAACATTCGTGTCTGCGAATTCAGCGCTCATGCGCGGCGTCGCGGCTTAGACGCGCGTCCTTGGGCAGTTTTCCGCGAAACCGCCTTAGCCCTTGTAGAACTTCATCGGCGCGAGGTTGGCGTCTCACAAGAATGGTTCCATCGTCCTTTACCAGATCGACCTGATCGCCTTCCTTTAAGCCGAGTTCCCTCACAAGATCCGCGGGTAGCCGGACGGCAAGGGAGTTTCCCCATTTGGCAACTTGCATCTTGTCCTCTCAGGCATGGATAAACATCCAATAATGTATATCCAGAACTGCCAAAAGGCAAGCTTTGGTGCGCTCAAAGCCATGCTGGAGCCCTCCGACAAGAGTTCTCCCCTGTCCCTTTTCGTGAGATGCGGTGCGTTACACCATGCAGCAGGAAGCCTAACAGCCTTGTGTTCGGTGACGACTCGCCCACTAGATGTGGAAAAACCTTGCGCGAATCCGACTCTTGCGCCAATAGTCACGGAAACGAGGCAAAAAACGTCAATTTCCGTGAACACGCCAAAGACGCGATGTCTCGGAAGCGAGAGGGCAGATGGATAATACCTTTGTGCATGAGGATCTCAACGCGGTGATCCGCCAGCATTCGGAATGGCTGGCGAACCAGTTGCATTCGCAACGTGAGAGCCTGTTTCCACCCGATGCCGAGAAGACCATGCGCAAATTCACCTCTGGTGAGGCTGCGGCGCTGCTCGGCGTAAACGATTCCTATCTTCGCAAACTCAACTTGGATGGCAAAGGGCCTTCTCCCGAGCTTACCGCCGGCAACCGTCGTCTTTACTCGGCGCAGGATATCCAGGCGCTGCGTGTGCTCCTTGAAAAAACCGCTCGCAAGCCGGGCGATTACGTTCCCGGACGACGAGAAGGTGATCATCTTCAGGTCATCGGCGTGATGAATTTCAAGGGCGGGTCCGGAAAAACAACAACCTCTGCCCATCTCGCCCAACGGCTTGCCCTGCGCGGATATCGTGTGCTGGGCATTGATCTTGACCCACAAGCTTCCTTCACCGCGCTGCACGGCGTTCAGCCGGAATTGGACCTCGAAGATGGCGGCACTCTCTACGATGCGATCCGCTATGAGGACCCGGAGCCGATCCGGTCGGTCATCCGCAAGACCTATATCCCCAATTTGGACTTGATCCCCGGCAACCTCGAACTGATGGAGTTCGAGCACGACACCCCGCGCGCGCTGGCGCAGGGCAATGCCGGACTTTTCTTCTTCCGCGTGAAGGAGGCGCTGGCCCAGGTCGATGAGGACTACGACGTGGTCGTCATAGATTGCCCTCCGCAGCTTGGCTTTCTGACCATGTCCGCCCTGTCCGCGGCCACGGGCGTTCTGGTGACCATCCATCCAGAGATGCTCGATGTGATGTCCATGTCGCAATTCCTCCGCATGACAGCCGACCTCATGGACGTGATCGCCGAGAGCGGCGCTGACATGTCTCATGACTGGATGCGCTATGTTTTGACCCGCTACGAGCCGCAGGATGCGCCGCAGAACCGCATCGTGGCTTTCCTGCGAACAATGTACGGCGAAGCCGTGCTGAATTCGCCCATGTTGAAGTCCACAGCCATCTCAGATGCGGGCCTGACCAAGCAGACACTTTATGAAGTGGAACGCAGCGCGTTCACGCGTTCCACCTATGATCGCGCGATTGAGAGCCTGAATACGCTGAATGACGAGATCGCCGACCTAATCCAGAAAACCTGGGGGCGCACATGACCAGTGGCAAGAAGAAGCGCATGTCAATGCTGGACAGTCTCGCGGCAGCTGGGGCCCCCTCCCCTGCCCCTCAGACAGGTGCTGTGACACCGATGATGACCTCGAATCGCGCCCTTCGGTCCGCCCGCGACGCGGTCGATTCCCATCATGTTTGGGAACTGGACCCGGCGAGCATCGAAGACGGGCGTATGGCGGACCGGCTTGACCCGGCCGATGTACTGGATTTGCGCGATGC is a window encoding:
- a CDS encoding recombinase family protein; amino-acid sequence: MPLIGYARVSTEDQTPLPQSEALQSAGCIEIFEEHASGGNRARPVLARVLERIGKGDTLVVVRIDRLARSLSHLLEVIERLEGKGAFFRSLQDPIDTASPQGKFTLQVLGAAAEFERALIRERTKAGLASARAKGRVGGNPGLRTKDPAALRKVRLARQDGYMARLNETAQDWVPHVRRLRPDMAWEDVLRIINGPLPHSRHWTQSRLLRAVKAYVRDGFLPDEVLGRAGRRETDDRLPAIVAAIKGSDPDITLQAICDRLEAMRERTPRGRTSWQPSSVRMLLERAERLGLLVRQMD
- a CDS encoding PIN domain-containing protein, whose product is MSAEFADTNVVLYLLDDGPKAERAEEILGQGPRISVQVLNEAMVNCRRKAGLSWEDTGAFLEGIKSLCPVEGLTVQTHQVGRALAEKYQLSVYDAMIVSAALIAGCTTLWTEDMHDGLLVEDRLRIVNPFA
- a CDS encoding AbrB/MazE/SpoVT family DNA-binding domain-containing protein, which encodes MQVAKWGNSLAVRLPADLVRELGLKEGDQVDLVKDDGTILVRRQPRADEVLQGLRRFRGKLPKDARLSRDAAHER
- the repA gene encoding plasmid partitioning protein RepA, coding for MDNTFVHEDLNAVIRQHSEWLANQLHSQRESLFPPDAEKTMRKFTSGEAAALLGVNDSYLRKLNLDGKGPSPELTAGNRRLYSAQDIQALRVLLEKTARKPGDYVPGRREGDHLQVIGVMNFKGGSGKTTTSAHLAQRLALRGYRVLGIDLDPQASFTALHGVQPELDLEDGGTLYDAIRYEDPEPIRSVIRKTYIPNLDLIPGNLELMEFEHDTPRALAQGNAGLFFFRVKEALAQVDEDYDVVVIDCPPQLGFLTMSALSAATGVLVTIHPEMLDVMSMSQFLRMTADLMDVIAESGADMSHDWMRYVLTRYEPQDAPQNRIVAFLRTMYGEAVLNSPMLKSTAISDAGLTKQTLYEVERSAFTRSTYDRAIESLNTLNDEIADLIQKTWGRT